Proteins from one Panthera leo isolate Ple1 chromosome D1, P.leo_Ple1_pat1.1, whole genome shotgun sequence genomic window:
- the CDKN1C gene encoding LOW QUALITY PROTEIN: cyclin-dependent kinase inhibitor 1C (The sequence of the model RefSeq protein was modified relative to this genomic sequence to represent the inferred CDS: deleted 1 base in 1 codon), which yields MERLVARRTFPLFARTSACRSLFGPVDHEELSRELQIRLAELSAEDQRRWDYNFQQDVPLRGPGRLQWTEVDSDSVPAFYRETVQTSSPSARDPRPRPRRRTRSPRDAPPLAPLRPWARRSRPRASDCDEPRAQRAPREPAGQRTGQERWASAGTVHVAATGGSCHRAAFGFMFKI from the exons ATGGAGCGCCTGGTCGCCCGCCGCACCTTCCCCCTGTTCGCGCGCACTAGCGCCTGCCGCAGCCTCTTCGGGCCGGTGGACCACGAGGAGCTGAGCCGCGAGCTGCAGATCCGCCTGGCCGAGCTGAGCGCCGAGGACCAGCGCCGCTGGGACTACAACTTCCAGCAGGACGTGCCGCTGCGGGGCCCCGGGCGCCTGCAGTGGACCGAGGTGGACAGCGACTCCGTGCCCGCCTTCTACCGCGAGACGGTGCAG ACTTCTTCGCCAAGCGCAAGAGACCCGCGCCCGAGGCCAAGGCGTCGAACGAGGTCCCCGCGGGATGCGCCGCCCCTGGCGCCGCTCCGGCCGTGGGCTCGGCGGAGCAGACCCCGCGCAAGCGACTGCGATGAG CCTCGCGCCCAAAGAGCCCCGAGGGAGCCCGCTGGGCAGCGGACAGGACAGGAGCGCTGGGCCTCGGCTGGGACCGTCCATGTAGCAGCAACCGGC GGCAGCTGCCACCGAGCAGCGTTcggttttatgtttaaaatttaa